From a single Oikeobacillus pervagus genomic region:
- a CDS encoding nitroreductase family protein, producing the protein MSNLSTIIKERHSVRKYNPTVKIAREEILGMLQEATLAPSSSNLQPWEFIVIDDPEVKKELRLIAMNQEQVETSSAVIAVLGDKEMYHNIDQVYRSSYEAGFMDKANMERLIASSKNAYPNASEEIRKNIASFDAGLISMQLMLIAKDRGYDTVPMGGFDKAKFAERFDVPERYFPIVLIALGKAAAPAFKTTRIPLGEKVRFV; encoded by the coding sequence ATGTCTAATTTATCCACCATTATTAAGGAACGCCATTCGGTGAGAAAATATAATCCAACGGTTAAAATTGCTCGTGAAGAAATATTGGGGATGCTTCAAGAAGCGACATTAGCTCCATCTTCTAGCAACCTACAACCTTGGGAATTTATTGTAATCGATGACCCAGAAGTGAAAAAAGAATTAAGGCTGATTGCCATGAACCAAGAACAAGTTGAAACATCATCAGCTGTTATTGCGGTACTTGGTGATAAAGAAATGTATCATAACATTGACCAAGTGTATCGCAGTAGCTATGAAGCGGGATTTATGGATAAAGCGAACATGGAACGCTTAATCGCGAGCTCGAAAAACGCTTACCCGAATGCTTCAGAGGAAATTCGCAAAAATATTGCTTCCTTTGATGCCGGGCTCATTTCAATGCAATTGATGCTTATTGCAAAAGATAGAGGATATGATACTGTCCCGATGGGGGGCTTTGATAAAGCGAAATTTGCAGAAAGATTCGATGTTCCTGAACGCTATTTTCCAATCGTGTTAATTGCTTTAGGAAAGGCGGCAGCACCAGCCTTTAAAACAACTCGAATTCCATTAGGAGAAAAAGTTCGTTTCGTGTAA